The Saccharothrix variisporea genome has a segment encoding these proteins:
- the rplE gene encoding 50S ribosomal protein L5, with the protein MTTVEKTVPRLKTRYREEIVAELRKQFEYANVMQIPGVVKVVVNMGVGDAARDGKLIEGAVRDLSIITGQRPEVRKARKSIAQFKLREGMPIGARVTLRGDRMWEFLDRLLTIALPRIRDFRGLSGKQFDGNGNYTFGLNEQSMFHEIDPDAIDRPRGMDITVVTTATNDEEGRALLKALGFPFKEN; encoded by the coding sequence ATGACGACCGTTGAGAAGACCGTTCCTCGGCTGAAGACGCGCTACCGCGAGGAGATCGTCGCGGAGCTGCGCAAGCAGTTCGAGTACGCCAACGTGATGCAGATCCCGGGCGTCGTGAAGGTCGTCGTGAACATGGGTGTCGGCGACGCCGCCCGCGACGGCAAGTTGATCGAGGGCGCCGTGCGCGACCTGTCGATCATCACCGGCCAGCGCCCCGAGGTCCGCAAGGCGCGCAAGTCCATCGCCCAGTTCAAGCTGCGCGAGGGCATGCCGATCGGTGCGCGCGTGACGCTGCGCGGCGACCGCATGTGGGAGTTCCTGGACCGCCTGCTGACGATCGCGCTGCCGCGCATCCGCGACTTCCGCGGTCTGTCGGGCAAGCAGTTCGACGGCAACGGGAACTACACGTTCGGCCTCAACGAGCAGTCGATGTTCCACGAGATCGACCCGGACGCCATCGACCGCCCGCGCGGCATGGACATCACGGTCGTCACCACCGCCACCAACGACGAGGAGGGCCGGGCGCTGCTGAAGGCCCTGGGCTTCCCGTTCAAGGAGAACTGA
- the rplX gene encoding 50S ribosomal protein L24 codes for MKVKKGDTVVVIAGKDKGARGKVIQAYPAENRVLVEGVNRIKKHTRITQTQRGAQSGGIVTQEAPIHVSNVMVVDSDGKPTRVGYRTNDEGKRVRISRRNGKDI; via the coding sequence ATGAAGGTGAAGAAGGGCGACACCGTCGTCGTTATCGCCGGCAAGGACAAGGGCGCTCGCGGCAAGGTCATCCAGGCCTACCCCGCCGAGAACCGCGTCCTGGTCGAGGGCGTCAACCGCATCAAGAAGCACACCCGGATCACGCAGACCCAGCGCGGCGCGCAGTCGGGCGGCATCGTGACCCAGGAGGCCCCCATCCACGTGTCCAACGTGATGGTGGTCGACTCGGACGGCAAGCCGACCCGTGTGGGCTACCGGACGAACGACGAGGGCAAGCGGGTCCGCATTTCCCGTCGTAACGGGAAGGACATCTGA
- the rpsS gene encoding 30S ribosomal protein S19, with product MPRSLKKGPFVDDHLLKKVDVLNESGKKTVIKTWSRRSTIIPDMLGHTIAVHDGRKHVPVFVTEAMVGHKLGEFAPTRTFKGHIKDDRKSRRR from the coding sequence ATGCCACGCAGCCTTAAGAAGGGCCCCTTCGTCGACGACCACCTGCTCAAGAAGGTGGACGTCCTCAACGAGTCGGGCAAGAAGACCGTCATCAAGACCTGGTCCCGCCGGTCGACGATCATCCCCGACATGCTGGGCCACACGATCGCGGTGCACGACGGCCGCAAGCACGTGCCGGTGTTCGTGACGGAGGCGATGGTCGGGCACAAGCTCGGCGAGTTCGCGCCGACCCGCACGTTCAAGGGTCACATCAAGGACGACCGGAAGTCGCGCCGCCGCTAA
- the rpsH gene encoding 30S ribosomal protein S8, giving the protein MTMTDPIADMLTRLRNANSAYHDKVVMPHSKLKANIAEILKREGYIAGYRDEQGDVAKQLVIELKYGPNRERSIAGLRRVSKPGLRVYAKSTNLPKVLGGLGVAIISTSGGLMTDRQANKSGVGGEVLAYVW; this is encoded by the coding sequence ATGACGATGACCGACCCGATCGCAGACATGCTGACGCGTCTGCGGAACGCGAACTCGGCTTACCACGACAAGGTCGTGATGCCGCACTCCAAGCTGAAGGCCAACATCGCCGAGATCCTCAAGCGCGAGGGTTACATCGCGGGCTACCGCGACGAGCAGGGCGACGTGGCCAAGCAGCTCGTGATCGAGCTGAAGTACGGCCCGAACCGGGAGCGCAGCATCGCCGGCCTCCGCCGCGTGTCCAAGCCCGGTCTGCGCGTGTACGCGAAGTCGACGAACCTGCCGAAGGTGCTGGGCGGTCTGGGCGTCGCGATCATCTCGACCTCCGGCGGTCTCATGACCGACCGTCAGGCCAACAAGTCGGGCGTGGGCGGCGAAGTCCTCGCCTACGTCTGGTAA
- the rplO gene encoding 50S ribosomal protein L15, protein MTIKIHDLRPAPGAKTAKTRVGRGEGSKGKTAGRGTKGTGARKNVSPRFEGGQMPLHMRLPKLKGFKNPFRTEYQVVNVGDLARVFPDGGRVDVDALVHAGLVRKNELVKVLGEGDLNGVKLDVVANKFSGSAVEKIAAAGGTTTVL, encoded by the coding sequence GTGACCATCAAGATCCATGACCTGCGTCCGGCCCCCGGCGCCAAGACCGCGAAGACCCGTGTCGGTCGCGGTGAGGGCTCCAAGGGCAAGACGGCGGGTCGCGGTACGAAGGGCACCGGCGCGCGGAAGAACGTCTCCCCGCGCTTCGAAGGTGGCCAGATGCCGCTGCACATGCGCCTGCCGAAGCTCAAGGGCTTCAAGAACCCGTTCCGCACCGAGTACCAGGTCGTGAACGTCGGCGACCTGGCCCGGGTGTTCCCGGACGGTGGCCGGGTCGACGTGGACGCCCTCGTCCACGCGGGCCTGGTGCGCAAGAACGAGCTGGTCAAGGTCCTCGGCGAGGGCGACCTGAACGGCGTCAAGCTCGACGTCGTGGCCAACAAGTTCTCGGGCAGCGCGGTCGAGAAGATCGCAGCGGCCGGCGGCACCACCACGGTGCTCTGA
- the rplF gene encoding 50S ribosomal protein L6, whose translation MSRIGKLPITVPSGVDVKIDGQDVSVKGPKGTLSLTIAEPIIVEKAEDGTLEVKRPNDERRSRSLHGLSRTLVQNMVVGVTQGYEKKMEIHGVGYRVALKGSDLEFALGYSHPVKVEAPEGITFAVETPTRFSVAGIDKQLVGEVAANIRKLRKPDPYKGKGVRYAGEKIRRKVGKTGK comes from the coding sequence ATGTCGCGCATCGGAAAGCTGCCGATCACCGTCCCCTCCGGGGTCGATGTGAAGATCGACGGCCAGGACGTCAGCGTGAAGGGGCCCAAGGGCACCCTGTCGCTCACGATCGCTGAGCCGATCATCGTCGAGAAGGCCGAGGACGGCACTCTCGAGGTGAAGCGCCCGAACGACGAGCGCCGCAGCCGCTCGCTCCACGGCCTTTCTCGCACCCTGGTGCAGAACATGGTCGTCGGGGTGACGCAGGGCTACGAGAAGAAGATGGAGATCCACGGGGTCGGTTACCGCGTGGCGCTCAAGGGCTCCGACCTGGAGTTCGCGCTGGGCTACAGCCACCCGGTGAAGGTCGAGGCCCCCGAGGGCATCACCTTCGCGGTGGAGACCCCCACCCGCTTCTCCGTGGCCGGCATCGACAAGCAGCTGGTCGGCGAGGTCGCCGCCAACATCCGCAAGCTGCGCAAGCCCGACCCGTACAAGGGCAAGGGCGTGCGCTACGCGGGCGAGAAGATCCGCCGCAAGGTCGGAAAGACGGGTAAGTGA
- a CDS encoding LysE family translocator: MWLVVFFGAAVLVALTPGANNLLGMHHAVHHGLAKAATALVGRLFAFSLMIIAVVAGLGPLLAASTTALTVIKWLGVAYLVYLAARIFFTPSQAAPHDEKALGKSSPVRKEFLVAISNPKALLIFTAFVPQFVDPSRGPVQAQLAVLGVVYLAAEVLAGTGYVTIGAIIRKADLSARARRRLDQGTGTLLLGMAGVLAGSATR, from the coding sequence ATGTGGCTTGTCGTCTTCTTCGGAGCGGCCGTGCTGGTGGCGCTCACCCCGGGGGCCAACAACCTCCTCGGCATGCACCACGCCGTGCACCACGGTCTCGCCAAAGCCGCAACGGCGCTGGTCGGGCGGCTGTTCGCGTTCAGTCTCATGATCATCGCCGTGGTCGCCGGGCTCGGTCCGCTCCTCGCGGCCTCCACGACCGCCCTCACGGTCATCAAGTGGCTGGGTGTGGCCTACCTGGTCTACCTCGCCGCGCGCATCTTCTTCACACCATCACAGGCCGCTCCGCACGACGAGAAGGCCCTCGGCAAGAGCAGCCCCGTGCGCAAGGAGTTCCTGGTCGCGATCTCCAACCCGAAGGCGTTGCTGATCTTCACCGCCTTCGTGCCGCAGTTCGTGGACCCCTCGCGCGGTCCCGTGCAGGCGCAGCTCGCCGTGCTCGGCGTGGTCTACCTCGCGGCGGAAGTGCTGGCAGGGACCGGTTACGTGACCATCGGGGCGATCATCCGCAAGGCCGACCTCTCCGCCCGCGCCCGGCGCCGGCTGGACCAGGGGACCGGCACGCTCCTGCTCGGCATGGCCGGGGTCCTGGCGGGTAGCGCCACCCGTTGA
- the rplV gene encoding 50S ribosomal protein L22, with product MNARNEAQAQEFPRAVARARYVRDTPMKVRRVVELIRGRSASEALAVLQFAPQAASEPVRKVLASAVANAENNLSLDPDTLWVSKVYVDEGPTLKRFRPRAQGRAYRIRKRTSHITVEVESRPKKSSAKGTR from the coding sequence ATGAACGCCCGTAACGAAGCCCAGGCGCAGGAGTTTCCGCGCGCCGTGGCTCGGGCTCGCTACGTCCGCGACACGCCGATGAAGGTGCGCCGCGTCGTCGAGCTCATCAGGGGTCGTAGCGCCAGCGAGGCCCTGGCCGTGCTCCAGTTCGCGCCGCAGGCGGCATCTGAGCCGGTCCGCAAGGTGCTCGCGAGCGCCGTGGCCAACGCCGAGAACAACCTGTCCCTGGACCCCGACACCCTGTGGGTGTCCAAGGTCTACGTGGACGAGGGTCCGACCCTCAAGCGGTTCCGCCCGCGCGCCCAGGGCCGTGCGTACCGGATCCGCAAGCGGACGAGCCACATCACCGTCGAGGTGGAGTCGCGTCCGAAGAAGTCCAGCGCGAAGGGAACCCGGTAG
- the rplP gene encoding 50S ribosomal protein L16: MLIPRRVKHRKQHHPGRSGAAKGGTRVTFGEYGIQALEPAYVTNRQIESARIAITRHIRRGGKVWINIFPDRPLTKKPAETRMGSGKGSPEWWVANVKPGRVLFEMSFPNEAVAREALRRAIHKLPMKCRIVTREGGEF; the protein is encoded by the coding sequence GTGCTCATCCCGCGCAGGGTTAAGCACCGCAAGCAGCACCACCCCGGTCGGTCCGGTGCTGCCAAGGGCGGCACGAGGGTCACCTTCGGCGAGTACGGCATCCAGGCACTGGAGCCGGCTTACGTGACCAACCGCCAGATCGAGTCGGCGCGTATCGCCATCACGCGGCACATCCGCCGTGGTGGCAAGGTCTGGATCAACATCTTCCCGGACCGCCCGCTGACCAAGAAGCCCGCCGAGACCCGCATGGGTTCCGGTAAGGGTTCGCCGGAGTGGTGGGTCGCCAACGTCAAGCCCGGTCGGGTGCTCTTCGAGATGAGCTTCCCGAACGAGGCCGTGGCCCGCGAGGCGCTGCGCCGCGCGATCCACAAGCTCCCGATGAAGTGCCGCATCGTTACGCGTGAGGGTGGTGAGTTCTGA
- the rplR gene encoding 50S ribosomal protein L18, whose protein sequence is MSETATKRKPVGKDISTTRRIAKTRRHFRLRKKVSGTPERPRLVVHRSSKHITVQIIDDLAGHTLAAASSVEADVRAVEGDKKAKAAKVGQLAAARAKDAGITKVVFDRGGNAYHGRIAALADAAREAGLEF, encoded by the coding sequence ATGAGCGAGACTGCAACGAAGCGCAAGCCGGTCGGCAAGGACATCTCGACCACCCGCCGCATCGCCAAGACGCGCCGTCACTTCCGCCTCCGCAAGAAGGTCAGCGGCACGCCGGAGCGCCCGCGCCTGGTCGTGCACCGGTCGTCGAAGCACATCACCGTGCAGATCATCGACGACCTCGCCGGCCACACCCTGGCGGCTGCCTCCTCCGTGGAGGCCGACGTCCGCGCGGTGGAGGGCGACAAGAAGGCCAAGGCCGCCAAGGTCGGCCAGCTGGCCGCGGCCCGCGCCAAGGACGCCGGGATCACCAAGGTCGTGTTCGACCGTGGCGGCAACGCCTACCACGGCCGGATCGCAGCTCTGGCCGACGCCGCCCGCGAGGCGGGGCTGGAGTTCTGA
- the rpsQ gene encoding 30S ribosomal protein S17 encodes MSENEVTETQTRGERKVREGYVVSDKMDKTIVVAVEDRKKHRRYSKVMRSTTKVKAHDEQNSAGIGDRVLLMETRPLSATKRWRLVEILEKAK; translated from the coding sequence ATGAGCGAGAACGAAGTGACTGAGACTCAGACGCGCGGCGAGCGCAAGGTCCGCGAGGGCTACGTCGTGTCCGACAAGATGGACAAGACGATCGTGGTCGCCGTCGAGGACCGCAAGAAGCACCGCCGCTACTCCAAGGTCATGCGCTCCACCACCAAGGTGAAGGCGCACGACGAGCAGAACAGCGCCGGCATCGGCGACCGCGTGCTGCTCATGGAGACCCGGCCGCTGTCGGCCACCAAGCGCTGGCGCCTCGTCGAGATCCTCGAGAAGGCCAAGTAA
- the rpmD gene encoding 50S ribosomal protein L30 yields the protein MAQLKVTQVKSSIGTKHNHRESLRTLGLRKIRQSVVREDTPQVRGLIHAVRHLVVVEEVQS from the coding sequence ATGGCTCAGCTCAAGGTCACCCAGGTGAAGAGCAGCATCGGTACCAAGCACAACCACCGTGAGTCCCTCCGGACCCTGGGGTTGCGCAAGATCCGCCAGTCGGTGGTCCGCGAGGACACGCCGCAGGTGCGCGGGCTCATCCACGCCGTGCGCCACCTGGTGGTCGTCGAGGAGGTCCAGTCGTGA
- the rpsC gene encoding 30S ribosomal protein S3 — translation MGQKINPHGFRLGITTDWKSRWYADKQYAEYVAEDVKIRKLLGRGMERAGISKVEIERTRDRVRVDIHTARPGIVIGRRGAEADRIRGELEKLTKKQVQLNILEVKNSEADAQLVAQGVAEQLSNRVAFRRAMRKAIQSAMRSPQVKGIRVQCGGRLGGAEMSRSEHYRDGRVPLHTLRADIDYGFFEARTTFGRIGVKVWIYKGDVVGGLSAKRERDAAPSAERAPRRDRGERPNRARRSGASGTTATSTEAGRAAAETADAPVATEEKTEG, via the coding sequence GTGGGCCAGAAGATCAACCCGCACGGCTTCCGGCTGGGGATCACCACCGACTGGAAGTCCCGCTGGTACGCCGACAAGCAGTACGCCGAGTACGTGGCCGAGGACGTCAAGATCCGCAAGCTGCTCGGCCGTGGCATGGAGCGTGCCGGCATCTCCAAGGTGGAGATCGAGCGCACCCGCGACCGGGTCCGCGTCGACATCCACACCGCCCGGCCGGGCATCGTCATCGGCCGTCGTGGTGCCGAGGCCGACCGCATCCGCGGTGAGCTGGAGAAGCTCACCAAGAAGCAGGTGCAGCTCAACATCCTCGAGGTGAAGAACTCCGAGGCGGACGCGCAGCTCGTCGCGCAGGGCGTGGCCGAGCAGCTGTCGAACCGCGTGGCGTTCCGCCGCGCGATGCGCAAGGCCATCCAGTCGGCCATGCGCTCCCCGCAGGTGAAGGGCATCCGCGTGCAGTGCGGCGGCCGTCTCGGCGGCGCCGAGATGTCCCGCTCCGAGCACTACCGCGACGGCCGGGTGCCGCTGCACACGCTGCGCGCCGACATCGACTACGGCTTCTTCGAGGCCCGCACCACGTTCGGCCGCATCGGCGTGAAGGTGTGGATCTACAAGGGTGACGTCGTCGGTGGCCTCAGCGCGAAGCGCGAGCGCGACGCCGCGCCGTCCGCCGAGCGCGCACCGCGCCGCGACCGCGGCGAGCGCCCGAACCGGGCCCGTCGTTCCGGCGCCAGCGGCACCACGGCGACGAGCACCGAAGCCGGACGCGCCGCGGCCGAGACCGCGGACGCACCGGTCGCGACCGAAGAGAAGACGGAGGGCTGA
- the rpmC gene encoding 50S ribosomal protein L29: MAAGTTASELRELTEEELVLRLREAKEELFNLRFQMATGQLDNNRRLRTVRHEIARIYTVMRERELGLSASPDGSTGEGAA, encoded by the coding sequence ATGGCAGCGGGTACCACCGCTTCCGAGCTTCGCGAGCTCACCGAGGAAGAGCTCGTGCTGCGCCTTCGGGAAGCGAAGGAGGAGCTGTTCAACCTCCGCTTCCAGATGGCCACCGGGCAGCTGGACAACAACCGCCGGCTGCGCACGGTCCGGCACGAGATCGCCCGGATCTACACCGTGATGCGGGAGCGGGAGCTGGGCCTGTCGGCCTCTCCCGACGGTTCCACTGGTGAGGGTGCGGCATGA
- a CDS encoding type Z 30S ribosomal protein S14 produces the protein MAKKALINKAAKKPKFKVRGYTRCQRCGRPHSVFRKFGLCRICLREMAHRGELPGVSKSSW, from the coding sequence ATGGCCAAGAAGGCTCTGATCAACAAGGCGGCCAAGAAGCCGAAGTTCAAGGTGCGGGGGTACACCCGGTGCCAGCGCTGCGGCCGGCCGCACTCGGTGTTCCGCAAGTTCGGCCTGTGCCGGATCTGCCTGCGCGAGATGGCCCACCGGGGCGAGCTGCCCGGCGTGAGCAAGTCGAGCTGGTAA
- the rpsE gene encoding 30S ribosomal protein S5, whose amino-acid sequence MPGRTRREGGGGERGERRDRRDGGRGGAAQEKTPHLERVVAINRVSKVVKGGRRFSFTALVVVGDGDGMVGVGYGKAKEVPAAIAKGVEEAKKNFFRVPRIAGTIPHPVQGEKAAGVVLLRPASAGTGVIAGGAVRAVLECAGVHDVLSKSLGSDNAINIVHATVEALKGLQRPEEVAARRGLPLEDVAPAGMLRARAGAV is encoded by the coding sequence ATGCCAGGACGCACGCGTCGCGAAGGCGGCGGGGGCGAGCGCGGAGAGCGTCGCGACCGTCGTGACGGCGGCCGCGGCGGCGCGGCCCAGGAGAAGACCCCGCACCTGGAGCGCGTGGTTGCGATCAACCGCGTCTCCAAGGTCGTGAAGGGTGGTCGTCGCTTCAGCTTCACCGCTCTGGTCGTCGTCGGCGACGGCGACGGCATGGTCGGTGTCGGCTACGGCAAGGCCAAGGAAGTCCCGGCCGCGATCGCCAAGGGTGTGGAGGAGGCGAAGAAGAACTTCTTCCGCGTCCCCCGCATCGCGGGCACGATCCCCCACCCGGTGCAGGGCGAGAAGGCCGCCGGTGTCGTGCTGCTGCGCCCGGCCTCGGCCGGTACCGGTGTCATCGCCGGTGGCGCGGTCCGCGCGGTGCTGGAGTGCGCCGGTGTCCACGACGTGCTGAGCAAGTCGCTGGGCTCCGACAACGCCATCAACATCGTGCACGCCACGGTGGAGGCCCTGAAGGGTCTCCAGCGTCCCGAGGAGGTGGCTGCCCGTCGCGGTCTGCCCCTGGAGGACGTCGCTCCCGCCGGTATGCTCCGCGCTCGCGCAGGGGCGGTGTGA
- the rplN gene encoding 50S ribosomal protein L14 yields the protein MIQQESRLRVADNTGAKEILCIRVLGGSGRRYAGIGDIIVATVKQAIPGAGVKKGDVVKAVVVRTVKEKRRPDGSYIRFDENAAVLIKNDNEPRGTRIFGPVGRELRDKKFMKIISLAPEVL from the coding sequence GTGATCCAGCAGGAGTCGCGGCTGCGCGTCGCCGACAACACCGGTGCGAAGGAGATCCTCTGCATCCGTGTTCTCGGTGGCTCCGGCCGCCGCTACGCGGGCATCGGGGACATCATCGTCGCGACGGTGAAGCAGGCCATCCCCGGCGCCGGTGTGAAGAAGGGTGACGTCGTCAAGGCGGTCGTCGTCCGCACCGTCAAGGAGAAGCGCCGTCCCGACGGCTCTTACATCCGGTTCGACGAGAACGCCGCGGTGCTCATCAAGAACGACAACGAGCCGCGGGGCACCCGCATCTTCGGCCCGGTCGGTCGTGAGCTCCGCGACAAGAAGTTCATGAAGATCATCTCGTTGGCGCCGGAGGTGCTCTGA